In a single window of the Cucurbita pepo subsp. pepo cultivar mu-cu-16 chromosome LG18, ASM280686v2, whole genome shotgun sequence genome:
- the LOC111780443 gene encoding rhomboid-like protein 20 — MNGGPSGFNNAPVTRNFVVASALFTIFFGIQGRSIKLGLSYQDVIVKLRIWKLVTSVFAFSSTPELMFGLFLLYYFRVFERQIGSNKYSVFILFSIITSLLFEVLAISLLKDPAANLVTSGPYGLLFASFVPFFFDIPVSTRFRVFGVRFSDKSFIYLAGLQLLLSSWRRSILPGICGILAGSLYRLNVFGIRKAKFPEFVSSFFSRFSLPSAGNPPAAPTRDVRGNMPSFVGRQVERSHPPVPTATEPPEDSIATLVSMGFDRNSARQALVHAGNDVNIATNILLESQSH; from the exons ATGAACGGCGGCCCGTCTGGTTTCA ACAATGCCCCTGTCACCCGGAACTTCGTCGTCGCCTCCGCTcttttcaccattttctttggGATCCAAGGCCGTTCAATTAAGCTTGGCTTGTCCTATCAG GACGTGATTGTGAAGCTTCGCATTTGGAAGTTAGTAACGTCAGTTTTTGCCTTTTCATCTACTCCTGAATTGATGTTCGGACTGTTTCTGCTCTATTACTTCAGAGTATTTGAAAGACAGATAGGTTCCAACAAATACTCG gtctttattttgttctctATAATAACCTCTTTACTTTTTGAGGTCCTTGCGATATCATTACTTAAAG ATCCTGCAGCGAATCTAGTTACTTCTGGACCTTATGGTCTTCTATTTGCTTCCTTTGTACCCTTCTTCTTTGATATTCCTGTTTCAACTCGGTTCCGTGTATTTGGAGTTCGTTTCTCTGACAAGTCTTTCATATATCTGGCTGGTCTTCAG CTCCTACTGTCCTCGTGGAGAAGATCCATCTTACCAGGGATATGCGGAATTCTTGCTGGTTCCTTATATCGTTTGAATGTATTTGGCATCCGCAAGGCCAAg TTTCCAGAGTTCGTCAGTTCATTTTTTTCACGGTTTTCTTTGCCATCCGCGGGAAATCCTCCAGCAGCCCCAACTAGAGATGTTAGAGGAAACATGCCATCTTTCGTGGGCCGCCAGGTTGAG AGGAGCCATCCTCCTGTGCCAACTGCCACAGAACCACCAGAGGACTCCATTGCCACACTTGTTTCGATGGGGTTCGACAGAAACTCAGCGAGGCAGGCCCTTGTGCATGCTGGAAATGACGTTAACATTGCGACAAACATACTTCTCGAATCACAATCGCACTAA
- the LOC111779627 gene encoding PH, RCC1 and FYVE domains-containing protein 1-like isoform X3, which produces MADPASYGNHERDIEQALIALKKGTQLIKYSRKGRPKLCPFRISTDETKLIWYSHGEERTLKLSSISRIIPGQRTAVFRRYLRPEKDYLSFSLLYRNGERSLDLICKDKSEAEVWLVGLKNLISSRPHHGRSRCEFPDVQDASNFCQSNRPLGATLGFSNSIARGRDSIDLNSRESPLHLVSSDVGLERANMQLRPSGGDGFRSSVSSTPSCSSGGSGPDDIESLGDVYVWGEIWSDLVLPDGSSSPMPVKNDVLTPKPLETNVVLDVHQIACGVRHIALVTRQGEVFTWGEECGGRLGHGVDRDLSHPHLVEFLAVSNVDFIACGEYHTCAVTSSNDLFTWGDGIFNSGILGHGTDVSHWIPKRVVGPLEGLQVLSVACGTWHSALATSNGKLYTFGDGTYGVLGHGDRESVAYPREVQLLSGRRTIKVACGVWHTAAIVEVMGQTGSNVSSRKLFTWGDGDKYRLGHGNKETYLLPTCVPSLMDYNFHQLACGHYMTVALTTSGHVFTMGGTAYGQLGNPSADGVIPCLVQDRLVGEFVEEISCGAYHTIALTSRNEVFSWGRGSNGRLGHGDVEDRKSPALVEALKDRHVKSISCGSNFTSSICIHKWVSGADQSVCTGCRQAFGFTRKRHNCYNCGLVHCHSCSSKKALKAALAPTPGKPHRVCDSCHAKLKAAEAGINLAVNRKLTANRRSTDYKEKFDRVEVRPSRILLSPTTEPVKYHEIKSVRPGSRPTSPSMVRASQVPSLQQLKDIAFPSSLSAIQNALRPAVAAAPHSPPMGNSRPASPYSRRPSPPRLTTPVFSRSVIDSLRKSNETLAQDKSKLQSQVKSLKQKCDIQGTEIQNWQKLATEAASLVEEESSKCKVAKKLVTTITDQLKEMKEKLPPEISDGENFKAMYAQAEAFLNMVETSKTSTSHGKANIVTMLNNGSTPSLDDSSKRIEDHLDALGMKALTQDNVNSLLESKKISASTGEEVSESTENGSISPVASTPPTEGEQQFTEQFEPGLDV; this is translated from the exons ATGGCAGATCCTGCTAGCTATGGGAATCACGAGCGTGATATTGAGCAA GCACTCATCGCTTTGAAAAAAGGAACTCAATTAATCAAGTATAGCCGAAAAGGAAGGCCCAAGCTCTGCCCATTCAGAATCTCTACT GACGAAACCAAGCTGATCTGGTATTCACATGGGGAAGAAAGAACCTTGAAGCTATCTAGCATCTCACGAATTATCCCAGGACAAAGAACT GCTGTATTCAGAAGGTATTTGAGGCCTGAAAAAGATTACTTATCTTTTTCATTGTTGTATAGAAACGGGGAGCGGTCACTTGATTTG ATCTGCAAGGACAAAAGTGAAGCTGAAGTCTGGCTTGTTGGCCTtaagaatttaatttcttcaagACCACATCATGGACGTTCTAGGTGTGAATTTCCAGAT GTTCAGGATGCTAGCAACTTCTGTCAAAGTAATCGACCTTTAGGTGCAACTTTAGGATTTAGTAACAGCATAGCTCGTGGAAGGGATTCTATTGATTTAAATTCTCGTGAGTCTCCATTGCATCTGGTAAGTTCAGATGTGGGTTTGGAACGTGCAAATATGCAACTAAGACCAAGTGGAGGAGATGGTTTCCGCAGCAGTGTATCAAGCACTCCTAGTTGTTCAAGTGGAGGATCTGGACCAGATGATATAGAGTCATTAGGTGACGTTTACGTATGGGGAGAGATTTGGTCTGATTTAGTTTTACCAGATGGAAGTTCAAGTCCAATGCCAGTTAAAAATGATGTGCTCACTCCAAAGCCATTGGAGACGAACGTTGTTCTTGATGTTCATCAGATTGCTTGCGGTGTCCGACACATTGCTCTTGTAACGAGGCAAGGCGAGGTTTTCACATGGGGTGAAGAATGTGGGGGACGTCTCGGTCATGGAGTTGATAGAGATCTTAGTCACCCCCATCTTGTTGAGTTTTTAGCAGTTAGCAATGTAGACTTTATAGCCTGTGGCGAGTACCATACATGTGCCGTAACCTCTTCAAATGATTTATTCACTTGGGGTGATGGTATCTTTAATTCTGGAATTCTTGGTCATGGCACTGATGTTAGTCACTGGATACCAAAAAGAGTTGTCGGTCCACTGGAAGGGCTTCAAGTTTTATCTGTTGCATGTGGCACGTGGCATTCAGCACTGGCAACTTCAAATGGAAAACTATACACATTTGGTGATGGAACATATGGTGTATTAGGCCATGGCGATAGGGAGAGCGTGGCATATCCAAGAGAGGTGCAACTATTGAGTGGACGTAGGACCATAAAAGTTGCTTGTGGAGTCTGGCATACTGCTGCTATTGTTGAGGTTATGGGTCAGACTGGTTCAAATGTGTCATCTAGGAAGTTGTTCACTTGGGGTGATGGTGATAAATATCGATTGGGTCATGGAAACAAGGAAACTTATCTGCTTCCTACTTGCGTTCCTTCGCTTATGGATTACAATTTCCACCAGTTAGCTTGTGGACACTACATGACTGTGGCTCTTACCACATCAGGTCACGTGTTTACCATGGGTGGGACTGCATATGGTCAGCTAGGCAATCCAAGTGCAGATGGAGTTATTCCTTGCTTAGTGCAGGATAGATTAGTTGGTGAATTTGTTGAAGAAATTTCCTGCGGTGCATATCACACAATTGCTCTCACATCAagaaatgaagtattttcttGGGGTAGGGGTTCCAATGGAAGATTAGGACATGGAGATGTAGAGGACAGGAAGTCCCCCGCACTCGTGGAAGCTTTGAAGGACAGGCATGTTAAAAGCATATCTTGTGGGTCAAATTTCACTTCAAGTATATGTATTCATAAGTGGGTTAGTGGAGCAGATCAGTCAGTTTGCACTGGTTGCCGTCAAGCATTTGGTTTCACAAGGAAGAGGCACAATTGCTATAACTGTGGGCTGGTGCATTGTCATTCATGCAGCTCCAAGAAAGCTTTGAAAGCAGCATTGGCACCTACCCCAGGCAAACCACATCGCGTTTGTGATTCATGTCATGCAAAACTTAAAGCTGCTGAGGCTGGCATCAATTTGGCTGTAAATAGAAAATTGACGGCCAATCGTCGTTCAACAGATTACAAGGAAAAATTTGATCGAGTGGAGGTGAGACCCTCTCGCATCCTATTGTCTCCCACCACAGAACCTGTTAAATATCATGAGATTAAATCAGTAAGACCAGGGAGTAGACCAACTTCTCCTTCTATGGTCAGAGCTTCTCAGGTGCCATCTCTTCAGCAACTGAAAGACATTGCATTTCCAAGCTCGTTGAGTGCTATTCAAAATGCTTTGAGGCCTGCAGTTGCTGCAGCACCGCATTCACCACCAATGGGCAACTCAAGACCTGCATCACCATATTCAAGGAGGCCAAGCCCACCACGCTTAACTACTCCAGTATTTTCAAGGAGTGTTATCGACTCTCTGAGGAAGTCAAATGAGACGTTAGCTCAAGATAAATCAAAGCTTCAAAGCCAA GTTAAGAGTTTGAAGCAGAAATGTGATATTCAAGGTactgaaattcaaaattggcAAAAACTTGCGACGGAAGCAGCTTCATTAGTTGAAGAAGAGTCCTCCAAGTGCAAAGTAGCAAAGAAATTAGTTACAACCATAACAGACCAG ttgaaggaaatgaaagagaagctgCCACCTGAGATTTCCGatggtgaaaattttaaagccATGTATGCCCAAGCTGAAGCTTTCTTAAATATGGTTGAGACATCGAAAACGTCTACGAGTCATGGAAAAGCTAACATTGTAACTATGCTCAATAATGGATCTACTCCCTCACTTGATGATTCTTCAAAGAGGATAGAAGACCACTTGGATGCTTTGGGAATGAAGGCCTTAACGCAGGACAATGTAAATAGTCTCCTGGAAAGTAAGAAAATTTCTGCTAGTACAGGGGAGGAAGTTTCTGAGAGTACAGAAAATGGCTCGATATCTCCAGTAGCTTCAACACCACCAACTGAAGGCGAACAGCAATTTACCGAGCAGTTTGAACCTG GTTTAGATGTATGA
- the LOC111779627 gene encoding PH, RCC1 and FYVE domains-containing protein 1-like isoform X1, translating into MADPASYGNHERDIEQALIALKKGTQLIKYSRKGRPKLCPFRISTDETKLIWYSHGEERTLKLSSISRIIPGQRTAVFRRYLRPEKDYLSFSLLYRNGERSLDLICKDKSEAEVWLVGLKNLISSRPHHGRSRCEFPDVQDASNFCQSNRPLGATLGFSNSIARGRDSIDLNSRESPLHLVSSDVGLERANMQLRPSGGDGFRSSVSSTPSCSSGGSGPDDIESLGDVYVWGEIWSDLVLPDGSSSPMPVKNDVLTPKPLETNVVLDVHQIACGVRHIALVTRQGEVFTWGEECGGRLGHGVDRDLSHPHLVEFLAVSNVDFIACGEYHTCAVTSSNDLFTWGDGIFNSGILGHGTDVSHWIPKRVVGPLEGLQVLSVACGTWHSALATSNGKLYTFGDGTYGVLGHGDRESVAYPREVQLLSGRRTIKVACGVWHTAAIVEVMGQTGSNVSSRKLFTWGDGDKYRLGHGNKETYLLPTCVPSLMDYNFHQLACGHYMTVALTTSGHVFTMGGTAYGQLGNPSADGVIPCLVQDRLVGEFVEEISCGAYHTIALTSRNEVFSWGRGSNGRLGHGDVEDRKSPALVEALKDRHVKSISCGSNFTSSICIHKWVSGADQSVCTGCRQAFGFTRKRHNCYNCGLVHCHSCSSKKALKAALAPTPGKPHRVCDSCHAKLKAAEAGINLAVNRKLTANRRSTDYKEKFDRVEVRPSRILLSPTTEPVKYHEIKSVRPGSRPTSPSMVRASQVPSLQQLKDIAFPSSLSAIQNALRPAVAAAPHSPPMGNSRPASPYSRRPSPPRLTTPVFSRSVIDSLRKSNETLAQDKSKLQSQVKSLKQKCDIQGTEIQNWQKLATEAASLVEEESSKCKVAKKLVTTITDQLKEMKEKLPPEISDGENFKAMYAQAEAFLNMVETSKTSTSHGKANIVTMLNNGSTPSLDDSSKRIEDHLDALGMKALTQDNVNSLLESKKISASTGEEVSESTENGSISPVASTPPTEGEQQFTEQFEPGIYVTLVVLSNGTKIFKRVKFSKRRFDGQQAEDWWNKNKDRLLKRYNPSTSSSTPTGSPKTRESTEESESSTEEIQRTLE; encoded by the exons ATGGCAGATCCTGCTAGCTATGGGAATCACGAGCGTGATATTGAGCAA GCACTCATCGCTTTGAAAAAAGGAACTCAATTAATCAAGTATAGCCGAAAAGGAAGGCCCAAGCTCTGCCCATTCAGAATCTCTACT GACGAAACCAAGCTGATCTGGTATTCACATGGGGAAGAAAGAACCTTGAAGCTATCTAGCATCTCACGAATTATCCCAGGACAAAGAACT GCTGTATTCAGAAGGTATTTGAGGCCTGAAAAAGATTACTTATCTTTTTCATTGTTGTATAGAAACGGGGAGCGGTCACTTGATTTG ATCTGCAAGGACAAAAGTGAAGCTGAAGTCTGGCTTGTTGGCCTtaagaatttaatttcttcaagACCACATCATGGACGTTCTAGGTGTGAATTTCCAGAT GTTCAGGATGCTAGCAACTTCTGTCAAAGTAATCGACCTTTAGGTGCAACTTTAGGATTTAGTAACAGCATAGCTCGTGGAAGGGATTCTATTGATTTAAATTCTCGTGAGTCTCCATTGCATCTGGTAAGTTCAGATGTGGGTTTGGAACGTGCAAATATGCAACTAAGACCAAGTGGAGGAGATGGTTTCCGCAGCAGTGTATCAAGCACTCCTAGTTGTTCAAGTGGAGGATCTGGACCAGATGATATAGAGTCATTAGGTGACGTTTACGTATGGGGAGAGATTTGGTCTGATTTAGTTTTACCAGATGGAAGTTCAAGTCCAATGCCAGTTAAAAATGATGTGCTCACTCCAAAGCCATTGGAGACGAACGTTGTTCTTGATGTTCATCAGATTGCTTGCGGTGTCCGACACATTGCTCTTGTAACGAGGCAAGGCGAGGTTTTCACATGGGGTGAAGAATGTGGGGGACGTCTCGGTCATGGAGTTGATAGAGATCTTAGTCACCCCCATCTTGTTGAGTTTTTAGCAGTTAGCAATGTAGACTTTATAGCCTGTGGCGAGTACCATACATGTGCCGTAACCTCTTCAAATGATTTATTCACTTGGGGTGATGGTATCTTTAATTCTGGAATTCTTGGTCATGGCACTGATGTTAGTCACTGGATACCAAAAAGAGTTGTCGGTCCACTGGAAGGGCTTCAAGTTTTATCTGTTGCATGTGGCACGTGGCATTCAGCACTGGCAACTTCAAATGGAAAACTATACACATTTGGTGATGGAACATATGGTGTATTAGGCCATGGCGATAGGGAGAGCGTGGCATATCCAAGAGAGGTGCAACTATTGAGTGGACGTAGGACCATAAAAGTTGCTTGTGGAGTCTGGCATACTGCTGCTATTGTTGAGGTTATGGGTCAGACTGGTTCAAATGTGTCATCTAGGAAGTTGTTCACTTGGGGTGATGGTGATAAATATCGATTGGGTCATGGAAACAAGGAAACTTATCTGCTTCCTACTTGCGTTCCTTCGCTTATGGATTACAATTTCCACCAGTTAGCTTGTGGACACTACATGACTGTGGCTCTTACCACATCAGGTCACGTGTTTACCATGGGTGGGACTGCATATGGTCAGCTAGGCAATCCAAGTGCAGATGGAGTTATTCCTTGCTTAGTGCAGGATAGATTAGTTGGTGAATTTGTTGAAGAAATTTCCTGCGGTGCATATCACACAATTGCTCTCACATCAagaaatgaagtattttcttGGGGTAGGGGTTCCAATGGAAGATTAGGACATGGAGATGTAGAGGACAGGAAGTCCCCCGCACTCGTGGAAGCTTTGAAGGACAGGCATGTTAAAAGCATATCTTGTGGGTCAAATTTCACTTCAAGTATATGTATTCATAAGTGGGTTAGTGGAGCAGATCAGTCAGTTTGCACTGGTTGCCGTCAAGCATTTGGTTTCACAAGGAAGAGGCACAATTGCTATAACTGTGGGCTGGTGCATTGTCATTCATGCAGCTCCAAGAAAGCTTTGAAAGCAGCATTGGCACCTACCCCAGGCAAACCACATCGCGTTTGTGATTCATGTCATGCAAAACTTAAAGCTGCTGAGGCTGGCATCAATTTGGCTGTAAATAGAAAATTGACGGCCAATCGTCGTTCAACAGATTACAAGGAAAAATTTGATCGAGTGGAGGTGAGACCCTCTCGCATCCTATTGTCTCCCACCACAGAACCTGTTAAATATCATGAGATTAAATCAGTAAGACCAGGGAGTAGACCAACTTCTCCTTCTATGGTCAGAGCTTCTCAGGTGCCATCTCTTCAGCAACTGAAAGACATTGCATTTCCAAGCTCGTTGAGTGCTATTCAAAATGCTTTGAGGCCTGCAGTTGCTGCAGCACCGCATTCACCACCAATGGGCAACTCAAGACCTGCATCACCATATTCAAGGAGGCCAAGCCCACCACGCTTAACTACTCCAGTATTTTCAAGGAGTGTTATCGACTCTCTGAGGAAGTCAAATGAGACGTTAGCTCAAGATAAATCAAAGCTTCAAAGCCAA GTTAAGAGTTTGAAGCAGAAATGTGATATTCAAGGTactgaaattcaaaattggcAAAAACTTGCGACGGAAGCAGCTTCATTAGTTGAAGAAGAGTCCTCCAAGTGCAAAGTAGCAAAGAAATTAGTTACAACCATAACAGACCAG ttgaaggaaatgaaagagaagctgCCACCTGAGATTTCCGatggtgaaaattttaaagccATGTATGCCCAAGCTGAAGCTTTCTTAAATATGGTTGAGACATCGAAAACGTCTACGAGTCATGGAAAAGCTAACATTGTAACTATGCTCAATAATGGATCTACTCCCTCACTTGATGATTCTTCAAAGAGGATAGAAGACCACTTGGATGCTTTGGGAATGAAGGCCTTAACGCAGGACAATGTAAATAGTCTCCTGGAAAGTAAGAAAATTTCTGCTAGTACAGGGGAGGAAGTTTCTGAGAGTACAGAAAATGGCTCGATATCTCCAGTAGCTTCAACACCACCAACTGAAGGCGAACAGCAATTTACCGAGCAGTTTGAACCTGGTATTTACGTAACTTTGGTTGTACTTTCAAATGGTACCAAGATTTTCAAACGCGTTAAATTCAG CAAGAGGAGGTTTGATGGGCAGCAAGCAGAAGATTGGtggaataaaaacaaagatagGCTCCTTAAGAGATACAACCCATCAACGAGCAGCTCCACGCCAACGGGTTCACCTAAAACTCGAGAATCTACCGAGGAAAGCGAAAGCAGCACTGAAGAAATCCAAAGGACTTTAGAATAG
- the LOC111779627 gene encoding PH, RCC1 and FYVE domains-containing protein 1-like isoform X2 yields the protein MSSKFNFTATNFQDETKLIWYSHGEERTLKLSSISRIIPGQRTAVFRRYLRPEKDYLSFSLLYRNGERSLDLICKDKSEAEVWLVGLKNLISSRPHHGRSRCEFPDVQDASNFCQSNRPLGATLGFSNSIARGRDSIDLNSRESPLHLVSSDVGLERANMQLRPSGGDGFRSSVSSTPSCSSGGSGPDDIESLGDVYVWGEIWSDLVLPDGSSSPMPVKNDVLTPKPLETNVVLDVHQIACGVRHIALVTRQGEVFTWGEECGGRLGHGVDRDLSHPHLVEFLAVSNVDFIACGEYHTCAVTSSNDLFTWGDGIFNSGILGHGTDVSHWIPKRVVGPLEGLQVLSVACGTWHSALATSNGKLYTFGDGTYGVLGHGDRESVAYPREVQLLSGRRTIKVACGVWHTAAIVEVMGQTGSNVSSRKLFTWGDGDKYRLGHGNKETYLLPTCVPSLMDYNFHQLACGHYMTVALTTSGHVFTMGGTAYGQLGNPSADGVIPCLVQDRLVGEFVEEISCGAYHTIALTSRNEVFSWGRGSNGRLGHGDVEDRKSPALVEALKDRHVKSISCGSNFTSSICIHKWVSGADQSVCTGCRQAFGFTRKRHNCYNCGLVHCHSCSSKKALKAALAPTPGKPHRVCDSCHAKLKAAEAGINLAVNRKLTANRRSTDYKEKFDRVEVRPSRILLSPTTEPVKYHEIKSVRPGSRPTSPSMVRASQVPSLQQLKDIAFPSSLSAIQNALRPAVAAAPHSPPMGNSRPASPYSRRPSPPRLTTPVFSRSVIDSLRKSNETLAQDKSKLQSQVKSLKQKCDIQGTEIQNWQKLATEAASLVEEESSKCKVAKKLVTTITDQLKEMKEKLPPEISDGENFKAMYAQAEAFLNMVETSKTSTSHGKANIVTMLNNGSTPSLDDSSKRIEDHLDALGMKALTQDNVNSLLESKKISASTGEEVSESTENGSISPVASTPPTEGEQQFTEQFEPGIYVTLVVLSNGTKIFKRVKFSKRRFDGQQAEDWWNKNKDRLLKRYNPSTSSSTPTGSPKTRESTEESESSTEEIQRTLE from the exons ATgtcttcaaaatttaattttactgcAACTAATTTTCAGGACGAAACCAAGCTGATCTGGTATTCACATGGGGAAGAAAGAACCTTGAAGCTATCTAGCATCTCACGAATTATCCCAGGACAAAGAACT GCTGTATTCAGAAGGTATTTGAGGCCTGAAAAAGATTACTTATCTTTTTCATTGTTGTATAGAAACGGGGAGCGGTCACTTGATTTG ATCTGCAAGGACAAAAGTGAAGCTGAAGTCTGGCTTGTTGGCCTtaagaatttaatttcttcaagACCACATCATGGACGTTCTAGGTGTGAATTTCCAGAT GTTCAGGATGCTAGCAACTTCTGTCAAAGTAATCGACCTTTAGGTGCAACTTTAGGATTTAGTAACAGCATAGCTCGTGGAAGGGATTCTATTGATTTAAATTCTCGTGAGTCTCCATTGCATCTGGTAAGTTCAGATGTGGGTTTGGAACGTGCAAATATGCAACTAAGACCAAGTGGAGGAGATGGTTTCCGCAGCAGTGTATCAAGCACTCCTAGTTGTTCAAGTGGAGGATCTGGACCAGATGATATAGAGTCATTAGGTGACGTTTACGTATGGGGAGAGATTTGGTCTGATTTAGTTTTACCAGATGGAAGTTCAAGTCCAATGCCAGTTAAAAATGATGTGCTCACTCCAAAGCCATTGGAGACGAACGTTGTTCTTGATGTTCATCAGATTGCTTGCGGTGTCCGACACATTGCTCTTGTAACGAGGCAAGGCGAGGTTTTCACATGGGGTGAAGAATGTGGGGGACGTCTCGGTCATGGAGTTGATAGAGATCTTAGTCACCCCCATCTTGTTGAGTTTTTAGCAGTTAGCAATGTAGACTTTATAGCCTGTGGCGAGTACCATACATGTGCCGTAACCTCTTCAAATGATTTATTCACTTGGGGTGATGGTATCTTTAATTCTGGAATTCTTGGTCATGGCACTGATGTTAGTCACTGGATACCAAAAAGAGTTGTCGGTCCACTGGAAGGGCTTCAAGTTTTATCTGTTGCATGTGGCACGTGGCATTCAGCACTGGCAACTTCAAATGGAAAACTATACACATTTGGTGATGGAACATATGGTGTATTAGGCCATGGCGATAGGGAGAGCGTGGCATATCCAAGAGAGGTGCAACTATTGAGTGGACGTAGGACCATAAAAGTTGCTTGTGGAGTCTGGCATACTGCTGCTATTGTTGAGGTTATGGGTCAGACTGGTTCAAATGTGTCATCTAGGAAGTTGTTCACTTGGGGTGATGGTGATAAATATCGATTGGGTCATGGAAACAAGGAAACTTATCTGCTTCCTACTTGCGTTCCTTCGCTTATGGATTACAATTTCCACCAGTTAGCTTGTGGACACTACATGACTGTGGCTCTTACCACATCAGGTCACGTGTTTACCATGGGTGGGACTGCATATGGTCAGCTAGGCAATCCAAGTGCAGATGGAGTTATTCCTTGCTTAGTGCAGGATAGATTAGTTGGTGAATTTGTTGAAGAAATTTCCTGCGGTGCATATCACACAATTGCTCTCACATCAagaaatgaagtattttcttGGGGTAGGGGTTCCAATGGAAGATTAGGACATGGAGATGTAGAGGACAGGAAGTCCCCCGCACTCGTGGAAGCTTTGAAGGACAGGCATGTTAAAAGCATATCTTGTGGGTCAAATTTCACTTCAAGTATATGTATTCATAAGTGGGTTAGTGGAGCAGATCAGTCAGTTTGCACTGGTTGCCGTCAAGCATTTGGTTTCACAAGGAAGAGGCACAATTGCTATAACTGTGGGCTGGTGCATTGTCATTCATGCAGCTCCAAGAAAGCTTTGAAAGCAGCATTGGCACCTACCCCAGGCAAACCACATCGCGTTTGTGATTCATGTCATGCAAAACTTAAAGCTGCTGAGGCTGGCATCAATTTGGCTGTAAATAGAAAATTGACGGCCAATCGTCGTTCAACAGATTACAAGGAAAAATTTGATCGAGTGGAGGTGAGACCCTCTCGCATCCTATTGTCTCCCACCACAGAACCTGTTAAATATCATGAGATTAAATCAGTAAGACCAGGGAGTAGACCAACTTCTCCTTCTATGGTCAGAGCTTCTCAGGTGCCATCTCTTCAGCAACTGAAAGACATTGCATTTCCAAGCTCGTTGAGTGCTATTCAAAATGCTTTGAGGCCTGCAGTTGCTGCAGCACCGCATTCACCACCAATGGGCAACTCAAGACCTGCATCACCATATTCAAGGAGGCCAAGCCCACCACGCTTAACTACTCCAGTATTTTCAAGGAGTGTTATCGACTCTCTGAGGAAGTCAAATGAGACGTTAGCTCAAGATAAATCAAAGCTTCAAAGCCAA GTTAAGAGTTTGAAGCAGAAATGTGATATTCAAGGTactgaaattcaaaattggcAAAAACTTGCGACGGAAGCAGCTTCATTAGTTGAAGAAGAGTCCTCCAAGTGCAAAGTAGCAAAGAAATTAGTTACAACCATAACAGACCAG ttgaaggaaatgaaagagaagctgCCACCTGAGATTTCCGatggtgaaaattttaaagccATGTATGCCCAAGCTGAAGCTTTCTTAAATATGGTTGAGACATCGAAAACGTCTACGAGTCATGGAAAAGCTAACATTGTAACTATGCTCAATAATGGATCTACTCCCTCACTTGATGATTCTTCAAAGAGGATAGAAGACCACTTGGATGCTTTGGGAATGAAGGCCTTAACGCAGGACAATGTAAATAGTCTCCTGGAAAGTAAGAAAATTTCTGCTAGTACAGGGGAGGAAGTTTCTGAGAGTACAGAAAATGGCTCGATATCTCCAGTAGCTTCAACACCACCAACTGAAGGCGAACAGCAATTTACCGAGCAGTTTGAACCTGGTATTTACGTAACTTTGGTTGTACTTTCAAATGGTACCAAGATTTTCAAACGCGTTAAATTCAG CAAGAGGAGGTTTGATGGGCAGCAAGCAGAAGATTGGtggaataaaaacaaagatagGCTCCTTAAGAGATACAACCCATCAACGAGCAGCTCCACGCCAACGGGTTCACCTAAAACTCGAGAATCTACCGAGGAAAGCGAAAGCAGCACTGAAGAAATCCAAAGGACTTTAGAATAG